The Terriglobus tenax genome contains a region encoding:
- a CDS encoding LssY C-terminal domain-containing protein gives MNRSTLHWLTCLAMTAACCAHAQQPTATSVDVAIKPGQSFGRALAHIDGKPKPQLVTRRATHAWLADEAHAVVIIAPPEKGHAQPQLRIFDLDSGERHTLGDLPLANPEFAEVQKADGSPVFLLKGTQDGRPAIYLADTTAIHTRVVGGSNAALSKEEIQYTPSTGAAAVHLPLRTALGEDLFHRIFLTSNRTLQLLPNGKAVVVDAGKPVSGTWLTDGDNVFLQTGSSTTTLTRSSLQEQTGVPAETRLTLRLLQPLNSRTNKAGQPVEAALILPAVVDGRIYLPQDTHFTGRIMKVHGVHYGFGRETALITLHFDHAQIPNGPVLAVDTRIVQVENARESVNTAGEIKGQRATGTLGHSAEGQITGLAQVDPIAYIALTSDSIAVLGFAESEILYPAGTEMIGALNVPLLSSTTYPRSTAREATKQQAELQPFLRSLPFRTTTQIGDHPSDLTSIVFLGSPDALKRAFAAAGWVAADSLTAASTFSTLRSISGTQTYNEAPMSTLLLDHQEPITTLTKTTNTFNARHHLRVFPTGKSFDGETVLTASTTQDTGIAFSRKKRTFIHVIDQYIDNERAKVVNDLVFTRCVDAVQMVPRPWVPQDAYNSTGDRLRTDGDVAVLRINDCANPVMTTPIPAPRPNRFERSVRNTMLTLRNQLYRGNLVYQGVDYGHKGFTMFAERDAAPNLGTWYRTEASDASDDQDANNMGRPQSHPAKQVMERQSTAALNRWAPPKYEIALHGGYIRFRNPSLEADIVILDPNNNTDPAFIAGLADEVGDGWTAGFSVTVNSWKWVSNEFSYFRQQGKYRLGAFSLQVPGGDTPIDDSDFNEATATIGLVTRQFEYNSLVHLRPPSSRWRPYIAAGPVLQLIALSEAPLKRPSGYYSLGLKNIGLFKAAFDFGRTAPLDGGGIFQPGLQYGAGVKYRVTPRFTMRMDWRETWSRNPRIIRSSYEDFVPGDLPDNYDVYVLNGPPDHSFFQQRATMGFAFTF, from the coding sequence ATGAATCGCTCAACGCTGCACTGGCTCACCTGTCTTGCAATGACTGCCGCGTGCTGTGCCCATGCACAGCAGCCAACGGCCACCTCCGTGGATGTCGCCATCAAACCGGGCCAGAGCTTTGGCCGCGCCCTTGCACATATCGACGGCAAACCGAAGCCGCAGCTGGTGACGCGGCGCGCCACGCACGCGTGGCTGGCGGACGAGGCGCATGCTGTTGTGATAATCGCACCGCCGGAGAAGGGACACGCGCAGCCGCAACTGCGCATCTTCGACCTCGACTCCGGTGAGCGCCACACACTGGGAGATCTTCCGCTGGCAAACCCTGAGTTTGCCGAGGTGCAGAAGGCAGACGGCTCCCCGGTCTTTCTGCTAAAAGGCACCCAGGACGGCCGCCCGGCCATCTACCTGGCCGACACGACGGCCATCCACACCCGTGTCGTGGGCGGCAGCAACGCTGCGCTCAGCAAAGAAGAGATTCAATACACACCATCCACCGGCGCAGCCGCGGTGCATCTTCCCCTGCGCACCGCCCTTGGAGAAGATCTGTTCCACCGCATCTTCCTTACCAGCAATCGCACGCTGCAACTGCTGCCCAATGGCAAGGCCGTGGTGGTGGATGCAGGGAAGCCGGTTTCCGGAACATGGCTGACCGATGGCGATAATGTCTTTCTGCAGACCGGTTCAAGCACCACTACCCTGACACGCAGCAGTCTGCAGGAGCAGACCGGTGTTCCAGCGGAGACACGCCTGACGCTGCGCCTGCTGCAGCCTTTGAACTCGCGCACCAACAAGGCGGGGCAGCCGGTTGAGGCTGCGCTGATTCTTCCCGCCGTCGTGGACGGCAGAATCTACCTGCCGCAGGATACGCATTTCACCGGCAGGATTATGAAGGTGCATGGTGTGCATTACGGCTTTGGCCGTGAGACCGCGCTGATCACACTGCACTTTGACCACGCACAGATTCCGAACGGTCCAGTGTTGGCCGTCGACACGCGCATTGTGCAGGTGGAGAACGCACGTGAGTCCGTGAATACCGCGGGTGAGATCAAGGGCCAGCGTGCCACCGGAACACTGGGCCACTCCGCCGAAGGGCAGATCACCGGCCTGGCACAGGTAGATCCCATTGCGTACATCGCGTTGACCTCGGACTCCATTGCCGTGCTGGGCTTTGCGGAGAGCGAGATTCTTTATCCCGCCGGAACGGAGATGATTGGTGCGCTGAATGTGCCGCTGCTCAGCAGCACGACCTATCCGCGCAGTACGGCGCGCGAAGCGACGAAGCAGCAGGCGGAGTTGCAGCCCTTTCTGCGCTCGCTTCCCTTCCGCACCACGACGCAGATTGGCGATCATCCTTCCGACCTGACCAGCATCGTCTTCCTCGGCTCGCCCGATGCGCTGAAGCGCGCCTTTGCCGCAGCCGGATGGGTGGCGGCTGATTCGCTGACCGCTGCCTCGACCTTCTCCACGCTGCGCAGCATCAGTGGAACGCAAACCTACAACGAAGCTCCCATGTCGACACTGCTGCTTGACCACCAGGAGCCGATCACCACGCTGACGAAGACGACCAACACCTTCAACGCGCGGCACCACCTGCGCGTCTTCCCCACGGGCAAGAGCTTTGATGGTGAAACGGTACTGACGGCTTCGACCACGCAGGACACCGGCATTGCCTTCTCGCGCAAGAAGCGTACCTTCATCCACGTCATCGACCAGTACATCGACAACGAGCGTGCGAAGGTGGTCAATGACCTGGTTTTTACGCGCTGCGTGGACGCTGTGCAGATGGTGCCGCGTCCGTGGGTGCCACAGGACGCATACAACTCCACCGGCGACCGTCTGCGTACCGATGGCGATGTGGCTGTGCTGCGCATCAACGATTGCGCCAACCCTGTGATGACAACGCCAATTCCGGCGCCACGGCCGAATAGATTTGAACGCAGCGTGCGCAACACCATGCTGACACTGCGGAACCAGCTCTACCGCGGCAACCTGGTCTACCAGGGCGTTGATTACGGCCACAAGGGCTTCACCATGTTTGCCGAGCGCGATGCCGCTCCGAATCTTGGCACGTGGTATCGCACGGAGGCATCGGATGCCAGCGACGATCAGGACGCCAACAATATGGGACGTCCGCAAAGCCATCCGGCAAAGCAGGTCATGGAGCGCCAGTCCACCGCGGCGCTGAACCGCTGGGCGCCACCGAAGTATGAGATCGCGCTGCATGGCGGTTACATCCGCTTCCGCAATCCCAGCCTCGAAGCCGACATCGTCATCCTTGACCCCAACAACAACACCGACCCTGCCTTCATTGCAGGGCTTGCCGATGAAGTGGGCGACGGATGGACAGCCGGATTCTCGGTCACGGTGAACAGCTGGAAGTGGGTTTCCAACGAGTTCAGCTACTTCCGCCAGCAAGGCAAGTATCGCCTGGGAGCGTTCTCTCTGCAGGTGCCCGGCGGCGATACGCCCATCGATGATTCTGACTTCAACGAAGCCACGGCAACCATTGGCCTGGTGACCCGCCAGTTTGAGTACAACTCGCTGGTGCACCTTCGTCCGCCGTCATCGCGCTGGCGGCCTTACATTGCCGCTGGTCCGGTGCTGCAGTTGATTGCGCTGTCGGAGGCTCCGCTGAAGCGTCCCTCCGGCTACTACTCACTCGGCCTGAAGAACATTGGCCTGTTCAAAGCGGCCTTCGACTTTGGCCGTACCGCTCCGCTGGATGGTGGCGGTATCTTCCAGCCCGGGCTGCAGTACGGCGCCGGTGTGAAGTATCGCGTGACACCACGCTTCACCATGCGCATGGACTGGCGCGAGACATGGTCGCGCAACCCGCGCATCATCCGCAGTTCGTATGAAGACTTCGTTCCCGGCGACCTGCCGGATAACTATGATGTGTATGTCCTCAACGGTCCGCCGGATCACAGCTTCTTCCAGCAGAGGGCGACGATGGGGTTTGCGTTTACGTTCTAG
- a CDS encoding SDR family NAD(P)-dependent oxidoreductase, which produces MKTQRPLALVTGASSGIGLELARVLAAHGHDLLLVARRANLLQKMAQELELTYGGRAEVLTLDLSQPGAAERVVAELQARGRTVDVLVNNAGFSQHGLVAELPLDRLQAIVQVNVLALMDLTRLILPGMLTRKQGRVMNVASVVSFTPAPYAAVYAATKAFVLSFSEALAEELRDTGITVTALCPGTTATEFATTSGMTDTLAFRSGSMPAKTVAEIGYQGMMRGKTIVIPGWMNRLTVFSLRLSPRSLVAKIAKKLMSQAK; this is translated from the coding sequence GTGAAGACTCAACGTCCCCTGGCACTGGTTACCGGAGCGAGCAGCGGCATTGGGCTGGAGCTGGCACGCGTACTGGCAGCGCATGGGCATGACCTGCTGCTGGTGGCGCGGCGTGCGAACCTGCTGCAGAAGATGGCGCAGGAACTGGAACTGACATACGGCGGGCGCGCCGAGGTGCTGACGCTGGACCTGTCGCAGCCCGGCGCGGCAGAGCGGGTTGTGGCCGAACTGCAGGCGCGAGGGCGCACAGTGGATGTGCTGGTGAACAACGCCGGCTTCAGCCAGCATGGGCTGGTGGCTGAACTCCCACTCGACAGGCTGCAGGCGATCGTACAGGTGAACGTGCTGGCGTTGATGGATCTGACGCGACTGATCCTGCCCGGCATGCTGACGCGGAAGCAGGGAAGAGTGATGAACGTAGCCTCCGTCGTTTCATTCACGCCCGCTCCGTATGCCGCCGTCTATGCGGCCACCAAGGCGTTCGTACTCAGCTTCAGCGAAGCGCTGGCAGAGGAACTGCGAGATACAGGGATCACCGTAACCGCACTGTGCCCGGGCACCACCGCAACCGAGTTCGCCACGACCAGCGGCATGACCGATACGCTGGCCTTTCGCAGCGGCAGCATGCCGGCAAAGACCGTGGCCGAGATTGGCTACCAGGGCATGATGCGCGGGAAGACCATCGTCATCCCGGGATGGATGAACCGCCTCACTGTCTTCAGCCTGCGCCTGTCGCCGCGCAGCCTGGTAGCCAAGATCGCGAAGAAGCTGATGAGCCAGGCGAAGTAG
- a CDS encoding HU family DNA-binding protein, which produces MAKGLTKTALIRTVAEKLELTNKQVGAFFDLLSETAVKETKKNGEFTIPGIGKLVKAERKARLGRNPQTGETIKIKAKTVVKFRVAKAAKDVIAPSKK; this is translated from the coding sequence ATGGCAAAGGGACTGACCAAGACCGCCCTGATTCGCACCGTGGCCGAGAAGCTTGAGCTGACCAACAAGCAGGTGGGCGCTTTCTTTGACCTGCTGTCTGAGACCGCGGTCAAGGAGACCAAGAAGAACGGCGAGTTCACGATCCCCGGCATCGGCAAGCTGGTAAAGGCTGAGCGCAAGGCTCGTCTGGGCCGCAATCCGCAGACCGGCGAGACCATCAAGATCAAGGCCAAGACCGTGGTTAAGTTCCGCGTCGCCAAGGCCGCCAAGGACGTTATCGCTCCGTCGAAGAAGTAG
- a CDS encoding DUF2461 domain-containing protein produces the protein MATHFTPAALKFLRDLKRNNDRDWFQPRKEIFEREIKAPMLALITEISHAMESFAPDHLRPPQKILFRIYRDTRFSNDKRPYKEHVGAWWVRAGLEKTSGAGFYFHISGKEVLVAAGCYMPQPEQLLAIRRYLLDHHEEMRKLYNARPLVKLLPHDEATSLTRPPKGFAADHPAIDLIRNKQWGRSITLPVETALSPSLGKEIVTRFKAMTPLIGFLNTPLLVEKKRKPLF, from the coding sequence ATGGCGACGCATTTCACTCCCGCTGCCCTTAAGTTTCTCCGCGACCTGAAGCGCAACAACGACCGGGACTGGTTCCAGCCGCGCAAAGAGATTTTTGAGCGCGAGATCAAGGCGCCCATGCTCGCGCTGATCACGGAGATCTCACACGCGATGGAGAGTTTTGCTCCGGACCATTTGCGTCCGCCGCAGAAGATTCTGTTTCGCATCTATCGCGACACGCGCTTCTCCAATGACAAGCGTCCCTACAAGGAGCATGTAGGTGCATGGTGGGTTCGTGCCGGCCTTGAGAAGACATCGGGAGCGGGCTTCTACTTCCACATCTCCGGCAAGGAAGTACTGGTGGCGGCAGGATGCTATATGCCGCAGCCGGAGCAACTGCTGGCCATCCGCCGTTACCTGCTGGACCACCACGAGGAGATGCGGAAGCTTTATAACGCCAGGCCGCTGGTAAAGCTGCTGCCCCACGACGAAGCGACCTCGCTGACGCGGCCTCCGAAGGGCTTTGCCGCCGACCATCCGGCCATCGATCTTATCCGCAACAAGCAGTGGGGCCGCTCCATCACCCTGCCGGTGGAGACGGCGCTTTCGCCCTCGCTGGGGAAAGAGATTGTGACTCGCTTTAAGGCCATGACGCCGCTGATCGGGTTTTTGAATACTCCCCTGCTGGTGGAGAAGAAGCGCAAGCCGCTTTTCTGA
- a CDS encoding winged helix-turn-helix transcriptional regulator produces the protein MKKNKKYDCAMGCPVEATLDLIGGKWKGVVLYHLVDGTLRFNELRRRLNGVTQRMLTKQLRELEECGLVVRKVYAEVPPRVEYRLSKQGETLKPIIAALADWGKKRLAAAA, from the coding sequence ATGAAGAAGAACAAGAAATACGACTGTGCCATGGGCTGCCCGGTGGAGGCTACGCTGGACCTGATCGGCGGCAAGTGGAAGGGGGTTGTGCTTTATCACCTGGTGGACGGCACGTTGCGCTTCAACGAGCTGCGGCGCAGGCTGAACGGTGTGACGCAGCGCATGCTGACAAAGCAGCTCCGCGAACTGGAAGAGTGCGGCCTGGTCGTCCGTAAGGTTTACGCAGAGGTTCCGCCACGCGTTGAGTACAGGTTGTCGAAGCAGGGGGAAACGCTGAAGCCGATTATTGCCGCACTGGCAGACTGGGGCAAAAAGCGGCTGGCCGCTGCCGCGTGA
- a CDS encoding SPFH domain-containing protein, which translates to MDAAATFLLFIAILVGIVLLVTVLKTLYTVRTASAGVVERFGKFNRITKPGLHFLIPYAEKVFFVDLQVQQAQFSVETKTRDNVFVQIPVSVQYQVLEERLFDAFYKLSRPQKQIESFVFNSILGHVPKLTLDETFEQQSGISVAVKVELDTIMSGFGFNILTALVTDIIPDAKVKTAMNDINAAQRSQVAAQARGEADKVLKVKQAEAEAQSKALQGQGIAAERQAIIDGLRSSIEHFREAVPGTTAEDVMALVLLTQYFDTLKDIGMKGGSSTIFLPNNPGAANDFLQQIVAGLRAGRTPEDIVAGQQKK; encoded by the coding sequence ATGGACGCTGCCGCTACCTTTCTGCTGTTTATTGCCATCCTTGTTGGTATTGTTCTGCTGGTCACGGTGCTCAAAACGCTCTACACCGTGCGCACCGCATCCGCGGGCGTGGTGGAACGCTTTGGCAAGTTCAACCGCATCACCAAGCCGGGCCTGCACTTCCTTATTCCGTATGCGGAGAAGGTCTTCTTCGTGGACCTGCAGGTACAGCAGGCGCAGTTCTCGGTTGAGACCAAGACGCGCGACAACGTCTTTGTACAGATCCCCGTCAGCGTGCAATACCAGGTGCTGGAAGAGCGGCTGTTCGATGCCTTTTACAAGCTCTCGCGCCCGCAGAAGCAAATTGAGTCTTTCGTCTTCAACTCCATCCTCGGGCACGTTCCCAAGCTCACGCTCGATGAAACCTTTGAGCAGCAGAGCGGCATCTCCGTCGCCGTAAAGGTTGAGCTCGACACCATCATGAGCGGCTTCGGCTTCAACATCCTTACCGCGCTGGTGACGGACATCATCCCCGATGCGAAGGTGAAGACCGCGATGAACGACATCAACGCAGCGCAGCGTTCGCAGGTGGCCGCGCAGGCGCGCGGCGAGGCGGACAAGGTGCTGAAGGTGAAGCAGGCTGAAGCCGAGGCACAGTCGAAAGCTCTGCAGGGCCAGGGCATTGCGGCAGAGCGGCAGGCCATCATTGACGGTCTGCGCAGCTCCATCGAACATTTCCGCGAGGCCGTACCCGGCACCACGGCGGAAGATGTGATGGCGCTCGTGCTGCTGACGCAGTACTTTGACACGTTGAAGGACATCGGCATGAAGGGTGGCAGCAGCACCATCTTCCTGCCCAACAATCCCGGTGCGGCCAATGATTTTCTGCAACAGATCGTTGCTGGGTTGCGTGCCGGCCGTACGCCTGAAGATATCGTCGCAGGCCAGCAGAAGAAGTAA
- the mnmE gene encoding tRNA uridine-5-carboxymethylaminomethyl(34) synthesis GTPase MnmE — translation MEQETIVAIATPPGRGGIGIVRLSGSLAKQIAEPMLQLRAPLEAGRARFGELVDEQGEKLDEVVATFFAAPHSYTSDDVVEIAAHGAPVVLEAIVRRAIASDARLARPGEFTERAFLSGRLDLTQAEAVRDLIEAQTLHQARVAAQQLGGALAERVRPAKEALVQLIAGLEAGIDFAEDDVDVMPQEAILIALANVRAPLVELAASYAQGRMVRDGITMAIVGRPNAGKSSLFNRLVERERAIVTSIAGTTRDLVTERVSLGGIPVELVDTAGIRESSDEAESIGIRKSREAMADADLVLLVLDATQPISQEERTWMEELSAREAVVVWNKIDMQGTGTREQAIVGVSALTGEGIVKLRSLLLAKLKAGAITSETAMLTNLRQQQAVQQAIDGLDNAITAVGAAIPHEMVLLDIYSALRGLDELTGATTADDVLNLIFSSFCIGK, via the coding sequence TTGGAACAGGAGACCATCGTAGCCATTGCAACGCCGCCCGGCCGCGGCGGCATCGGTATTGTGCGCCTCAGCGGGTCACTGGCAAAGCAAATTGCCGAGCCCATGCTGCAGTTGCGCGCGCCGCTTGAAGCCGGCCGCGCACGCTTTGGCGAACTAGTGGACGAGCAGGGCGAAAAGCTGGATGAGGTGGTTGCCACCTTCTTCGCCGCGCCGCATTCTTACACCAGTGATGACGTCGTGGAGATCGCCGCACACGGTGCGCCCGTGGTGCTGGAAGCGATCGTGCGCCGGGCCATTGCCTCCGACGCGCGGCTGGCGCGGCCTGGCGAATTTACAGAGCGGGCCTTTCTCTCCGGGCGTCTTGATTTGACGCAGGCTGAGGCTGTGCGCGACCTGATTGAAGCGCAGACCTTGCACCAGGCACGGGTTGCGGCGCAACAGCTTGGCGGCGCGCTGGCCGAGCGCGTTCGTCCTGCCAAGGAAGCCCTGGTGCAGTTGATCGCTGGTCTTGAAGCAGGCATCGACTTTGCGGAAGACGATGTGGATGTGATGCCGCAGGAAGCCATCCTCATCGCGCTGGCCAACGTGCGTGCACCGCTGGTAGAGCTCGCCGCAAGCTACGCGCAGGGTCGCATGGTGCGCGACGGCATCACCATGGCCATTGTTGGCAGACCGAACGCAGGCAAAAGCTCGCTCTTCAATCGACTGGTGGAACGCGAGCGCGCCATCGTCACCTCCATTGCAGGCACCACGCGCGACCTTGTCACGGAGCGCGTTTCGCTCGGCGGCATTCCCGTGGAACTGGTCGATACGGCCGGCATCCGCGAGAGCAGCGACGAAGCAGAGAGCATCGGCATCCGCAAATCACGCGAGGCCATGGCAGACGCTGACCTGGTGCTGCTGGTGCTCGACGCAACGCAGCCTATCAGCCAAGAAGAACGCACGTGGATGGAAGAGTTATCGGCGCGTGAAGCTGTGGTTGTGTGGAACAAGATTGACATGCAGGGAACAGGCACCAGGGAACAGGCAATAGTGGGTGTCTCTGCTCTTACGGGCGAAGGCATTGTGAAGCTACGTTCGTTGCTGCTCGCAAAGCTGAAGGCCGGAGCCATCACCAGCGAGACAGCGATGCTCACCAACCTGCGCCAGCAGCAGGCGGTACAGCAGGCCATCGATGGACTGGACAACGCCATCACCGCGGTGGGCGCGGCAATTCCGCATGAGATGGTGTTGCTGGATATCTACAGTGCGCTGCGAGGTCTGGATGAATTGACCGGCGCAACCACGGCGGATGATGTGTTGAATTTGATCTTTTCCAGCTTCTGCATCGGGAAGTAA
- a CDS encoding TIGR03435 family protein, with the protein MAGLSPRRISRTCMCGLFLCLLPAGAVVRGEEAAQAQTASHASPERTTKNAILGTWQATLQADRAFRFVLKVEPQEGTSPSALLYNIDRNGQPHAATEFFVLGEHVEFAFASIGARFEGRLGNKGDVIDGNWKQDGAAKSLVFQRATEATAWEIPALPPRRKAPTGVSLGYEVATVKLANPEAMGSGLRVRGRRLEAINMSVSELLQFAYELQSRQVLNRPEWADKEKFDLEMLYAGEDYPGDPECKAMVRQVLAEHFGLKAHPDHKDLPVYALTVADSGTRLTQSKGDPNGLPGLGFRAPGVLSAQNATMVDLAQALQRSVLDRPILDQTGLSGRWDFGLQWTPDSFQFPDRPRDTLVDTSKPDLFTAIQQQLGLKLMATRAPAVTLTIDHVEKPSEN; encoded by the coding sequence ATGGCAGGGTTGTCCCCACGTCGCATTTCCCGCACCTGCATGTGCGGACTGTTTCTTTGCCTGCTTCCGGCAGGTGCCGTGGTTCGCGGCGAAGAGGCTGCCCAGGCGCAGACTGCCTCGCATGCATCGCCGGAACGCACAACGAAGAACGCCATCCTGGGGACATGGCAGGCGACCCTCCAGGCGGACCGTGCGTTCCGGTTTGTCCTGAAGGTCGAACCGCAGGAAGGGACATCTCCCTCGGCACTGCTCTACAACATTGACCGCAACGGGCAGCCGCACGCAGCGACTGAGTTCTTCGTTCTGGGGGAGCATGTCGAGTTTGCCTTTGCTTCCATCGGAGCTCGCTTCGAGGGCAGGCTAGGCAACAAAGGGGATGTGATCGACGGCAACTGGAAACAGGATGGGGCCGCGAAGTCTCTCGTCTTCCAGAGAGCCACGGAAGCAACAGCGTGGGAGATCCCCGCCCTGCCGCCGCGCAGGAAGGCGCCCACCGGTGTGTCGCTGGGTTATGAAGTGGCAACGGTGAAGCTCGCAAACCCGGAAGCGATGGGCAGCGGTCTTCGCGTTCGTGGCCGCCGTCTGGAAGCGATCAATATGTCGGTGAGCGAGCTACTGCAGTTCGCCTATGAGTTGCAGTCAAGACAGGTGCTCAACCGGCCGGAGTGGGCCGACAAGGAGAAGTTCGATCTCGAGATGCTCTACGCCGGCGAAGACTACCCCGGCGATCCCGAGTGCAAGGCAATGGTCCGCCAGGTGCTGGCAGAGCATTTTGGTCTGAAGGCGCATCCGGACCACAAAGACCTGCCCGTATATGCCCTGACGGTGGCGGACAGCGGCACACGCCTGACGCAGAGTAAGGGGGATCCCAATGGCCTGCCCGGCCTTGGCTTCCGTGCTCCCGGCGTTCTGTCTGCGCAGAATGCAACGATGGTCGACCTGGCGCAGGCATTGCAGCGGTCCGTGCTGGATCGTCCCATTCTCGATCAGACGGGCCTGAGTGGACGATGGGATTTCGGTTTGCAGTGGACTCCGGACAGCTTTCAGTTTCCTGACCGTCCACGCGATACGTTGGTGGACACCAGTAAACCGGACCTGTTCACCGCGATTCAGCAGCAGCTCGGACTCAAGCTCATGGCCACCCGCGCTCCCGCGGTTACGTTGACGATCGACCACGTGGAGAAGCCGTCGGAGAACTAG
- the trxC gene encoding thioredoxin TrxC: MIRACHNCGQKNRIPAKHLADIGRCGACKSPLPPVAEPINVGSLEEFDTLVKEARVPVLVDFWAAWCGPCRMAAPYVAETASHMAGKAIVLKVDTEALPQLSARYSIRGIPNFMVFKDGKVLAQQAGVVPAEQMMQWLQSAAV, encoded by the coding sequence ATGATTCGCGCGTGTCACAACTGTGGGCAGAAGAACCGTATTCCGGCAAAGCACCTGGCTGACATTGGCCGTTGCGGCGCCTGCAAGTCGCCGCTGCCGCCGGTGGCTGAGCCTATCAACGTGGGCAGCCTCGAAGAGTTCGACACGCTGGTGAAGGAAGCGCGCGTTCCCGTGCTGGTCGATTTCTGGGCGGCGTGGTGCGGCCCCTGCCGCATGGCAGCTCCGTATGTTGCCGAAACGGCAAGCCACATGGCCGGCAAGGCGATTGTCCTCAAGGTCGATACCGAAGCACTGCCGCAACTGAGCGCGCGCTACAGCATCCGCGGCATTCCTAACTTCATGGTCTTCAAAGACGGCAAGGTACTCGCGCAGCAGGCAGGCGTGGTTCCGGCGGAGCAGATGATGCAGTGGCTGCAGTCGGCGGCGGTTTAA
- the ruvA gene encoding Holliday junction branch migration protein RuvA: MIAHLRGTLLAKHPNQAIVEAAGVGYDVTISIETFTHLPAEGSEVKLHIHTHVREDAIALFGFAQKDEKRLFEKLTTVSGIGPKLAITVLSGISSDRLIATIRAQDHATLTKVPGIGKKTAERVVLELKDKLDEFALSSAHVSHVPVGAATEDVLSALTNLGYQKPAAEKAMENALKKEPGIQDDFEQLFRATLAAIR; the protein is encoded by the coding sequence ATGATTGCTCACCTTCGCGGAACCCTGCTTGCCAAGCATCCGAATCAGGCCATTGTTGAGGCTGCCGGTGTTGGCTATGACGTCACTATCTCGATTGAAACCTTCACGCATCTGCCCGCTGAAGGCAGCGAGGTGAAGCTGCACATCCACACGCATGTGCGCGAGGACGCCATTGCGCTGTTCGGCTTTGCGCAGAAGGACGAGAAGCGCCTGTTCGAGAAGCTGACGACCGTGAGTGGCATTGGACCGAAGCTGGCTATCACCGTGCTGAGTGGTATCAGCTCTGATCGGCTGATTGCCACCATCCGCGCGCAGGACCACGCCACGCTGACCAAGGTTCCGGGCATCGGCAAAAAGACCGCCGAGCGCGTGGTGCTGGAGCTGAAGGACAAGCTGGATGAGTTCGCGCTGAGCTCTGCCCATGTGTCGCACGTGCCCGTAGGTGCGGCGACGGAAGATGTGTTGTCTGCTCTGACGAACCTTGGCTACCAGAAGCCCGCGGCCGAGAAGGCGATGGAGAATGCGCTGAAGAAAGAGCCTGGGATTCAGGATGACTTCGAGCAACTGTTCCGCGCTACGCTGGCTGCGATCCGATAG
- a CDS encoding zinc-binding alcohol dehydrogenase family protein: MKAIGYKVPGAPEVLTDITLPDPVAAGRDLLVEVKAVSVNPVDMKVRASQKPVDGNEYRVLGYDAAGVVKAVGPEVTLFKPGDEVYYSGTLMRQGTNAELHLVDERIVGLKPKSLDFAHAAALPLTAVTAWELLFDRLGVMPDDQNDKRTLLVTGAAGGVGSILVQLARQLTGLTIVGTASREETKKWALELGAHQVIDHSQPLAAQLGGRQAELIASLTATDEHYAQLVEALAPQGAIGVIDDPATLDAKPLKRKSASLHWEFMFARSIFQTPDMIRQHELLTRVAALVDAGTLRTTADDNLGPINAANLRTAHERIATGKVRGKMVLSGWEK, from the coding sequence ATGAAAGCGATTGGATACAAGGTTCCCGGAGCCCCTGAAGTACTGACCGACATTACGCTGCCCGATCCGGTGGCGGCCGGTCGCGATCTTCTGGTGGAGGTGAAGGCTGTCTCCGTCAACCCGGTGGACATGAAGGTGCGCGCATCGCAGAAGCCTGTCGACGGCAATGAATACCGTGTATTGGGTTACGATGCTGCCGGCGTGGTGAAGGCCGTAGGACCAGAGGTAACGCTGTTCAAGCCGGGCGACGAGGTCTACTACTCCGGCACGCTGATGCGCCAGGGAACGAATGCAGAGCTGCACCTGGTCGATGAGCGCATTGTCGGGTTGAAACCGAAGTCGCTGGACTTTGCGCATGCGGCGGCGCTGCCACTGACCGCCGTAACCGCGTGGGAACTGCTGTTTGACCGCCTGGGCGTGATGCCGGATGACCAGAACGACAAGCGCACACTGCTGGTGACAGGCGCAGCCGGTGGCGTTGGCTCCATCCTGGTGCAGCTTGCACGCCAGCTTACCGGGCTGACCATTGTAGGCACGGCATCCCGTGAAGAGACGAAGAAGTGGGCGCTTGAGCTTGGCGCTCACCAGGTGATTGACCACTCGCAACCGCTTGCGGCGCAGCTTGGAGGCAGGCAGGCGGAGCTGATCGCCAGCCTGACCGCGACCGACGAGCACTACGCGCAGCTGGTGGAGGCACTGGCTCCGCAGGGAGCCATTGGCGTGATCGATGATCCGGCAACGCTTGATGCCAAACCACTGAAGCGTAAGTCCGCTTCGCTGCACTGGGAGTTCATGTTTGCGCGCTCCATCTTCCAGACGCCTGACATGATCCGGCAGCATGAGTTGCTGACGCGCGTTGCCGCGCTGGTGGATGCCGGCACGTTGCGCACCACGGCGGACGACAACCTTGGCCCGATCAACGCAGCCAACCTGCGCACCGCGCATGAGCGTATTGCCACTGGCAAGGTGCGCGGCAAGATGGTGCTGAGCGGCTGGGAGAAGTAA